DNA from Lentilitoribacter sp. Alg239-R112:
AGCTTCAATATTCCCGCCCGCCAAAACAGCTTGTAAAACTGGGGCACCGTTTCTCTCGAGCACTGTAGCGGCGTAATCATTGCCTGGCTTTGAAACCGCAAATCCTGTCGCATTAATCACCACGTTTGGTGGCGTTTGACGAAAGAGATGCAAAACAACATTTTGTGAAAATTCCTCTTTCAAACTGGATACATATATGGGAAGCGGGTTTAACCCGGCTTCCCGCATCTTCTTAATCAAAGCATCGATTGGTGATGTTTGTCCGCTTTGTATAAGCGCGCGATAAAAATTGATCCCTACAATCGGAGCGCCTTTGATCCAAATTGATTTAAGCTTATCTAGAGTTGGTTCAGTTTCTTGCGGCCAATATAATCCAGCTTTTAGTAGCGGCGCAGCGGAAACAGGTCTTGTTCTATCCTCAAGTAGCGTTTCACAATATTCTACAAAACCTGCTGCATTTTTTGCGCCACCCTCAATGAGGTATCGCCACAATGCAGCTACGTCTTCACCTGAAACATTACAAAACCGATCTAGTTCCGGATCCGGTTTATCATCACCTGGAACAACGACTATCTTGATGTTGTTGTTGCTCGCAGTCGCATAAAATGCTTCTAGTGCATAGGAGAAATAACCCGCACCACCAAGTGCACGAATGACAATCAGCTTGGCATGTTTAGCGGTATTTTCAGCATATGTGTCAACTGACATTGGATGCGTCAGCTGTCCAAGGCTAGCCAGTCGCCAATCCAAATTAGCAACACCATTAACAGCATTTGCAATACTTGAATTCTCAGTGTCTGCTGCTGAAAGGAAAATCACATCTCCCGGAGATTGACCAAGATCAATGGCCTCATCTCCGTCAGATATTGTTCCTTTTTGCGCTAAGAGAAGATGCATGATTTAACTCAGATCAATCCCTTGATTGCAGAAGCAATTTTTTGTTGCTCGATATCATGCAAACCAATGACCACGAGTTTAGAAGACTTCTCTTCATCAGCATTCCACAGACGATCAAAATGCTGATCAACACGCGCACCTACGGCTTGGATAACAAGGCGCATCGCTTTGTCTGGAACATGAACAATACCTTTGAGCCTAAGAATATCATATTCCTGGATCAACTCGCTGAGACCGACACAAAACTGCTCTGGCTTTTTAACCGCACCAAGTTCAACCACAAAGCTTTCAAATTCATCATGGTCATGATGGTGGTGTTCATGATCATCGTCAGAATGTTCATCATGGTGATGTTTCTCATGATGTGATTTGCGAGTTGCCAGATCGTCCTCAGAACCAACACCAAGCCCAAGCAGTACATCTGATGGGACAATACCATTGCGCGCTACGACAAAGGCTGGTTTACGTTCAATGGAATTTTGTACCGATGCTTTAACCTGATCAAGTTTGATCTCATCAATGAGATCAGCTTTATTTAGGACAATCATATCCGCCGCCGTAAGCTGGTCTTCAAATAGCTCCTCTAACGGGCTTTCATGATCCAGGCTTTCATCTTCCTGGCGCTGCGCATCTAGTTTATCATGATCATGGGCAAACCTGCCATCAGAAACAGCGGCACTGTCTACCACAGTCACAACCCCATCAACGGTTACTTGCGACTTTATTTCAGGCCAATTGAACGCAGCAACAAGCGGCTGTGGTAGCGCAAGGCCTGACGTTTCAATTACGATATGATCTGGTCTCGCTTCCCGCTCGAGAAGCTTCTCCATTGTGGGAATAAAATCATCAGCAACCGTACAGCAAATACAGCCATTGGTAAGTTCAACAATATCGTCCTCGGTGCAGTTTTCAGCTCCGCACCCCTTAAGCACATCACCATCAACACCCAAATCACCAAATTCATTGATAATAAGGGCGATTTTTTTGCCGTCGGCATTTTGCAACATCGATCGAATGATGGTTGTTTTACCTGCACCAAGAAAGCCTGTGATAATCGTTGCAGGAATTTTAGATTGTAGCATGTTCAGCCCTTTAATTTGGATGGCAGTCCGGCGGTGAGAAAATATACCTCATCAACTGCTTGAGAAATTTTTTGGTGCAAAAGACCAGTATGATCGATGAATTTACGAGCCATCTTATTGTCTGGCACAATGCCCTGCCCGACTTCATTTGAGACAAACACAACTGGCACTGAGAGAGTTTTGAGAACATCAATCAGCTCATCGCTCGCTGCTTCTACGTCTTGCTCTTCCATCATGAGGTTTGTAACCCACATCGTTAAGCAATCAACGAGAACAGGTTGTTTTTGATCATTCAATATCTTGAGTTGATGCGAGAGCTCAATCGGTTCTTCAAAGCCCAACCACTCATCCCCGCGACGCACTTTATGTTCATTAATGCGATCACGCATCTCATCATCCCAGATGCGTGCGGTTGCAAGATAGCTGCATGAAGGCGCAAGGTTAAGTGTCAGTTTTTCAGCAAACAAAGACTTGCCAGACCGAGCACCACCAAGCACGAAATAATGTCGTGCGATAGACATTTTCTAACGACGCATAATAGCCAGCATGGGCCCAGGCCATGCTTGGTTTACAGACGCATTTATAGAATATAGTACATTTCCCACTCAGACAGCTCCCCGTGTCTTCAATGGCCTGACATACATCAAGCCTGTTTCAGTTCCCTTCTGGCAGGTCTCCTGGCTCACGTATTTCGACAGTTTCCTGTCATCAGCACACCCTTACCTTCCCAATGTTTGGCTTCGATCTAAATCGAATACCGGCGTCTGGGCGAGGAACGATTCGTAGAGAAAGAGGCGTTCAACCCGTGTTATCCCAGTTGCCCATCAGTGGTTTTTTCGAAATTTGCCGTTGAACCCAATTCATCAATATGAATTTACAAAGCTCTTAGCCAAACAACGAAGGGGTGCCTACTCGCTCTACAGTCGCGGGATCGGCTGTGATTAAAGTCCTCGACTTGAGTCAACTTCCTCACATTCCCTTTTAATTTTGCTTTGCACCTTGCAAAACAAAAACCAAATGGTGAGCGATTGTTAAGCGCGCATTCAGTGACTGTCAATTGGGTAATTTGATTTTATGATGAAGTTTCTGCAATCTTCAGTAAAGCATCGAAATCTACAAGTTGTTCGAGTTCATTAGCAATATCATCTAATGCTACATCTACCATCTCAGTATAGTTTAGCTCAGATTGCATTATGCCGAAGTGGTTCAAAAACGCATGGCGAAAATCATCTTCGGTAAACAGGCCATGTAAATATGTGCCAAAGATCAACCCATCTTGTGTAATAGCGCCCTCGCCTCGCTCACCCACAAACGAAAACGGTCGTAAGCAATCCGGGCCAGTTGTTCTGCCTATATGGATTTCATAACCATTTATATCTTGACCAAAAAACTCCGAACGCGCATCAGTTTTTTGAGTAACTTTTTCAGGTTCCATGATGGTTTCAATATCTAGAAGTCCAAAACCGTCTATTTCAGAAATGTCACCTTCAATACGATCAGGATCAAAGATTTTTCTTCCAAGCATTTGAAAACCTCCACAAATACCGAAAACTGAACCACCTTTTTTCAGATGCTCCCGAAGCTGAACATCCCATCCCTCAGACCTTAGATAAGTTAAATCAGCAATTGTCGATTTTGTTCCTGGCAGGATAATAATATTGGCATCGCCGGGTATAGCTTCCCCCGAACTGATGAACTGCACGTCAATATTCTGCTCTGCAATCAACGGGTCAAAATCATCAAAATTAGCCATCCGTGGAAGTCTTGGAATCGCTATTTTAAACTTACCTGATGTGTTTGCGCTCATTCTATCGAGAACAACTGAATCTTCAGCGGGCAATTTAGCAGCTGCTTTAAGCCACGGAATAACACCATAGCTCAGCCAGCCTGTGAACTTGTGTATTGATGTTAAGCCATCATCGAAAAGTGACACATCCCCTCGGAACTTATTAATCAAATACCCTGTAATCATATCGCGATCTTTATCCGGCAAAATCTGATATGTGCCGACAATGGAAGCAATGACACCTCCACGATCGATGTCACCGATAAGTATAACCGGAACATTCGCTTCTGTTGCAAATCCCATATTTGCGATATCACCATCTCGCAAATTTATTTCAGCAGGTGACCCGGCCCCCTCCACCAATATCAGTTCATACTCTTGAGATAGCTTTTCAAAACTCTCCAATACGCACGTCAATAATTTTGGTTTGACCGATTTATACTCGCGAGCCTTCGCCTGCCCCCAAACTTTGCCATGAACTACAATCTGACTTCCTGTTTCTGATTGAGGCTTTAACAAAATTGGGTTCATGTGAATTGATGGTGACACACGAGCCGCAAGAGCTTGTAGCCATTGACCGCGGCCAATCTCGCCACCATCATCGGCGATAGCTGCATTGTTTGACATGTTCTGCGGCTTAAATGGTGCAACCTTAATGCCACGATTGGCAGCAAGGCGGCAAAGACCGGCAACCAACACGGTTTTACCAACATCCGAACCCGTACCCTGAAACATAATTGCTTTAGCCATAATCGCTGAATAACACCCGCAAAGAAAAGAGGGAACGAAAAATTGTGGCTCATAAAGAAAAACCGCGTCAGCTCAAAAAGCTGACACGGTTTTTTGCCAAAATACGCAGGCACTACAAAATACGCATGTAGTTACTAGCACTTCGGTACGCAGTACCTGATCCGAAGCGAGCAAATTTTAAGTTTGCTGGAGGTAGTTCTACAGCAACATCGTTACCGGAAAGTTATTGAAAGACTAAGCGAATCTTAATTTCGCATTTTTTCTGGTTAACTCGCAAAAAAATTTCAAACAAAAATCTAACAAAGCGAGTTTAACACTATTGCAATGATATAAAGACATGTTTATATCTTGAAATGATTTGAAAAGGCGCAATCTATGACCAATACATCCAATCCTATAACTGACCTGATCGCGGAAAAAGGGATCTTGATGGCTGATGGCGCCACAGGCACAAACCTATTTGAAATGGGATTAGAAGCAGGCGAAGCGCCTGAACTTTGGAATGAAAGCGCACCGGAAAAAATTGAAAATCTACACAAAGGCTTTGTTGATGCTGGTTCAGATATCATTCTTACAAATTCATTCGGCGGAACGCGTCACCGTTTAAAACTTCACCATGCGCAAGACAGAGTGTTTGAACTCAATAAAGCTGCAGCTGAAATTGCAACAAAAATTGCAAAGACAGCAAACAAACGTGTGATCGTGGCTGGTTCCGTTGGACCAACTGGGGAGTTGCTGGTTCCATTAGGCGCGATGACCTATGACGAAGCAGTCGCTGCATTTGTTGAACAACTGGAAGGTTTGAAGGCTGGTGGCGCAGAAGTTGCATGGATTGAAACAATGTCAGCAACGGACGAAATTCGGGCAGCGGCAGAAGCAGCAGTGAAACTTGGTATGCCTTATGTTTACACCGGTTCATTTGACACTGCTGGTAAAACCATGATGGGTCTACATCCTAAAGATATACATAATGTTGCTGGAGACATTGGTGATGGCCCCGTAGCAGTTGGCGCAAACTGTGGTGTTGGAGCCTCAGATATTTTATCTTCCCTACTCGATATGACAGAGGCCGACCCTAATGCTGTTGTTGTTGTTAAAGGGAATTGTGGCGTACCAGAATTTCGTGGTAGTGAAATTCACTACTCCGGCACACCAGCATTGATGGCTGACTATGCTCGCCTTGCAATTGATGCCGGCGCGAAAATTATTGGCGGCTGTTGTGGCACTTCATGCGACCATCTCTCAGCTATTCGCGGTGCAATTGATAAACATAACGCCCCGGCTGACGGATTTACAAAACGACCAACTATTGAAGAGATCGTTGAACGCATCGGACCAATGAAAAATCAAGCTGCGGCTGATGGTGCTGATGCGCCAGCTCGTCCCCGTCGCAGTCGTCGTAAGGTGAATTAATTCGCGATCGTTTTTAACTTACAGCGCGTTGATTAACCTACCGCGAAAACTGCCTAAAAACATCTCCCCACATATTATCATGCAGATGATTGGCAGCAATCGCCTGGCAATCAGCCTCTTTAAAACTGCTATAGTTTGATTTTGGCATTTGAGCACAAACTTCTCTCTTTGATTCAACAAAATCGCGCAAAGCCTGATCAATCCTGAGATCAAGCGGCGGTTGCTGATAATTGTCTAGCCACAATTTGCAAATTGCATTCGCGCGCGCTTCAGAAGTCTTAGCACCATCGGCATTCCATTGTTCAAAAATGCTATTGTCCGAAAGAATTGAACCATTATCAAACTTTCTAAAATTATCCTTGGTGTGACGACTCCCTAAAAAACTACCAGAAGCTATTCCGTCTGAAATCGTATCTTCGCTATCACCAAAACCGATGAATTCGACGGAAGAAACACGTCTTTGAAGCAATGAAAGCTGGTCAGAATCGGTAATAAATTTCTGATAAGAAGCGACCAACCCACCTTCCAATGAGCCCGCACCACATGAAATAATATTTGCCCCACTGGAAATTGATGCGATTAATCCGTTATGAGCCTCCAATGTTGCCTGTGAATCCAACGCTTTTGAGCCGGTAATTCCGCTCACTGCCCTAAATGGCACACCTAGTTTTCTTGCAATTTGCCCAGCGCACTGCATAAATTGGCCGCCCTCTGGAGAGCTGAACGATAGCGTACCTGTCTGCATGGAAGCAACGGCAGAAAAAACACCAAAAACAACGGGAGATCCCGGCCTAACAATTTGTGTAAATGCAGCTCCGGCAAAGAACTCTGCCGTAACTTGCACCAACGCATCAAAAATCGACATTGGACAGGTAATCCCCAGAAGCGCCATTGAGGTAATAACCGAAGCTTGATTTGACGAAGCATAGACCCGCAAAACATCAAGAACATTCTGCTCGAATTTTAACGGTGATTGAACATTGACTTCAGCCAACAAAACCTGATGGTTCTCTAAAAACTGCTCACCGAAAACAATCTTTGCGATTTCAACCGAGTGCAAAGCCTCCATCCGCGAACCGACAGCACCGCTAAAAGATTTATCCGAATATTTTATGTGCGCATATAAAGAGCTGAGATATCGCTCACGTTTATCAATGTCTGATGCCTGACATGGAGTAAAACCTTGCGCATGAACACTTGGCGAAACGTGTGCCAGTTTTATAAAATTTTCTAAATCATTCTGTGTTGACTGCCGTCTGTCACCGTTTAAATCTTGGACAAAATGTGCGCCTGACGATAGTGTAAAAGACGATGTGTCGCCACCAATTTCCAAAGAGTACTTTGGATTACGTGCATGATGGGTGAAAGTTCTTGGCGCGTTGGCCAGAAATTTTTGACACATCCCTTTTGGAAAATAAATTCGCCCATCTCGTTGTTCAGCTCCCGCATCAGTCAAGATGGTAAGAACCTCGTCATCAAGGCCAAAATCCACACCAAGATTCTCTAAGACAGATAATGCGCGCTCCTCTACAAGCGGCAATGTCGCACTATCTATGAGGTTCAAACCTTTGACAGCTTGCTTCAATGAACCAAAATAAGGCTCAATCACTTGATTTTTCTGCTCTCCGCGACGCGCCTTGGAGCCACCAGTTCGCTTACGCGCATTTTCATTGTCTTTTTTAAGATTCATTATTAAATCAAACATCATTTTGCTAGAAATTGCCAGCCGTTATTGATATAAATAGCAAGGTAATTTCGTATAAGTCTCAAGCCATTTCAACGGTGCAGAATAAATTAGAAAATTAATGCAAGCTCTTGATAAACGTTAGTTAAATTAACAAAGCCTTTGCACTTATATTAGATAATAATATCTCACGAAAGCAAGACACCAAAGAGGATCTCCCATGTCTGAAGAAGAAGAAATCATACTCTCTGAATTGCCAGATGATGAGCTGGTTCTCCAGATGCATGACGACCTTTATGATGGGTTAAAAGAAGAGATAGTTGAAGGAACGCAATTGCTTCTTGACCGCGGTTGGGAACCTTATGACGTTTTGACCAAATCCCTCGTTGCAGGCATGGCAATTGTCGGTGAAGATTTTCGTGATGGCATTTTATTTGTGCCAGAAGTATTGCTAGCCGCAAATGCAATGAAAGCGGGAATGGGCATTTTAAGACCACTTCTCATTGAAACTGGCGCACCGAAACTTGGCAAGATGGTGGTTGGCACCGTTAAAGGTGACATTCATGATATTGGCAAAAATCTTGTCGGCATGATGATGGAAGGTGCGGGATTTGAGATCGTCGACCTTGGCATCAATAATCCTGTTGAGGACTATATCGAAGCATTGGAAAAAGAAGATGCACAAATTCTTGGTATGTCCGCGCTTTTAACCACAACCATGCCCTATATGAAAGTTGTTGTGGATACACTGGTGGAAAAAGGCATCCGTGATGATTATATAGTTCTTGTTGGCGGCGCGCCACTTAACGAAGAATTTGGAAAAGCCGTTGGCGCTGATGCTTATTGTCGCGACGCTGCTGTAGCGGTGGAAACTGCAAAAGAGCTTATGGCACGTAAGCATAATACTCACGCCTCTGGATAAATAGAACTACGAGAAAACCGTTATGAAACAAAGCAATAACACAAAAATAAGAGTTATTGCTTGCGGTGCCTTAGCACGTGAAATCCTAGCCGTTTCAAAGTTGAATGAGCTAACGCAAATTGATTTAGACTGCTTACCCGCACAATGGCATAATAATCCTGAGAAAATAAGCCCGGGCGTAAAAGCAGCCATAAAAAAGGCGCGTACTGAAGGGTTTACAGATATATTCATTGCCTACGCTGATTGTGGTACCGGTGGAGAATTGGACAGGGTCTGCAAAGACGAAAACGTCAAGCGACTTCGCGGCCCACATTGTTATTCATTTTTCTCAGGTAATCTGGAATTTCAAAACCGCTGGGACAATGATATGTCAGCGTTTTTTCTCACTGATTTCTTGGCTCGACAATTTGAAACACTCATCATCGATACCTATAAATTGAAAACGCATCCAGAGCTCGTTGAGATGATGTTTTCCAATTACAGCAAGCTTATTTACCTTGCTCAAACCAACGATGTTAATCTAGAAGAAAAAGCCAAAGACGCTGCTAAGTTTCTGGGGTTAGAATATGAGTATCGCTTCACAGGATATGGTGATTTAATCAAAGAACTCAATGAATTAGAACAGTAAAGTACTGTTCGTTCAATTATCTATTTACCTTTTATTTTAATAGAAGATTTACGACGAAGCCAAGATAAGCAATGTAAACTTTCAATTTACTATACCGCATAACCGAATCCTCAATAGCTTTGTGTTCTTATCGTCATATAAAAAATATAAGATGGGACAGGGCATGGATGTGGCAATTACAAATAGCGCAATTACAAGTGTGACACAGGTGAATACTGAAGAAAATTGCGAAGAACTTTCAGTAACACTGCAAAATTTGGCAGATAACGCCACAGAGAATGTGAGTGTGAAACAAATATGCGAAGCGCTGGGAGATCGATCATTCGGTGCCTTTCTCCTCGTATTTTGCCTCCCAAATCTTGTCCCCCTTCCACCTGGATCATCAGCCATTCTGGGCATTCCACTAATCATTATTTCATTTCAAATTCTTGCAGGTCATTCGCAAATTTGGCTACCGAAACGATTAGCTGAATACAGCCTTAGTAAAGATAGTTTCCAATCTATGATTGGTAAAATCATTCCACATTTTAAAAAAGGCGAATCCTTTGTCAAAGAGCGTTACTGGCCAATAAATCTGGCGCTAGGTGATAAACTATTTGGCCTGTTTAGCCTTATTTTAGCAGTCGTCGTCACGATTCCTATTCCATTGGGGAATTGGCCACCTGCATTTGCAATTGCCTTTCTTGCAGCTGCCTATACAAAACGCGATGGGATTATGCTTTTCATAGGAACACTCCTTGGAATCGGCTCACTGATCCTTGCCGGTTCAGTTATCTTTGCAAGTATTGTTATTCTAAAGCACGTTTTTTAATCGACGACATATACCCGCTATGTAATGAATATGAGCAAGTCAGAGCAAAAAATTTTATATGTAACAGCGGGCGGGGACGCACCATATGCCCTCGCCAATCATATATATAGAACGCATCCCAACCTCATTATCGCACGTGAAAAAGCACAATCTAAAGTTGCCATAACATATTCCAGAGCCAGATCTAAAGGCTGGTTAAAAGCGCTCGGACAACTTGGCACAATGGTCTTCTCTCGTATAGGAAAATCTGTCTTTTTCAGAGTTTACAAACGTGAAATATCGGAGCGGAATCTTGATGTTAAACTAGACCGTAATATCGATATTGTAGACATTTCCACACCCAATTCATCAGAGTTTATTGATTTGGTTAAAACACTGAAACCAAAAATAATATTCCTTTCAGGGTGTCGAATTATCTCACAAGAAACACTGACTGAGATCGATATCCCTATCTTAAATTATCATGCCGGGATTAATCCAAAATATCGTGGTATGTTCGGTGGCTACTGGTCGCGCAGAAATGGTGATGTAGATAATTATGGAACGACAGTACATTTGGTAGACGCTGGAGTTGATACTGGCGATATTTTGTACCAAAGCATCATTCCCATTAAGGGGCATGAAACCATGCTCACGGATGCCATTATCCAAGTCACTCATTCAATGGACATTTCACTTAGAGCTATTGATGATGTTTGCAATAATAAAATAGTTGTGAAAGATGTGAACATCCCATCTCAGCTATGGTTTCAACCAACACTTTGGTCTTATATCTGGTGTGGTATTACCAAAAATATTTGGTAACCCAATAATCTTGTTCATCTAAGAACACTCATCACATAATATAAGAGAGAACAATGGCCAGCTGCACAATCCTCTATTGGAGAGATATTCCCGCACAAGTTATCGTCAAGAAACGCAGAAATGCAGCTAAGAGAGAACTATCTCTCAGATTTACGGAAGCAATTGACATGTGCGCTATGCGAACCGGCGCAGCTGAAAGCGAAGACTATCTTGCTGAGTGGCGCAAGGGTGACCCTGTTGAGGTTTCAGATGACTTAGAACAGGAAGCTGAACAGGCCGCAACCGCGCTCGAAGCTGAATACACGAAGGCTATACTTGTTGCATTGGTAAATTCTGAAGGCTGGGCAAAGAAATAGATGATTGACATGACGGTCGATCTTCCAGCAAATATGCCTTGTTATACTTTGGTATTGTAAGAAACCATCACTTCATATAAAGATATCTTTATATCTTGATGGCATTGCATTTTAATGACTTACAATGTCGCTAAATCAGGCAAAAGGAGCCGCCTTAAATGACACGTACGATCGTCGCCTCAGCAACAAAAGAAGTTATCATTGGTTTTGATCAACCATTTTGCGTTATCGGAGAAAGAATTAATCCGACAGGCCGCAAGAAACTTGCAGCTGAGATGAATGCCGGCAACTTTGACACTGTGAAAGCTGATGCTTTGGCGCAGGTTGCAGCCGGTGCGAGTATGCTTGATATCAACGCGGGTGTCACTGCCGTTAATCCCAATGAGACCGAACCTCCCCTGCTCGTGAAAACGCTCCAGATGGTTCAGGAACTAGTCGACGTACCGCTTACAATTGATAGCTCTGTGACAGCGGCAATCCAAGCGGGTCTGGAAGTTGCAAAAGGTCGCCCATTGGTAAACTCGGTAACGGGCGAAGAAGAAAAACTCGAAGCCATTCTTCCGCTCATTAAAAAATATGATGTTCCGGTTGTGGCTATCTCCAATGATGAAACAGGTATTTCTGAGGACCCGGATGTACGCTTTGCCGTAGCGAAGAAGATTGTGGAGCGTGCCGCAGATTTTGGAATTAAACCGGAAGATATTGTTGTAGACCCGCTTGTTATGCCAATCGGTGCGATGGGAACTGCGGGTGAGCAGGTTTTCAAGCTTGTTCGCCGACTTCGTGATGAACTTAAAGTCAACACAACATGCGGACTTTCAAACATCTCATTTGGCCTACCACACAGGCATGGTATTAATGCGGCATTTCTACCGATGGTCATTGGCGCAGGCATGACATCTGCGATCATGAACCCCTGCCGCCCTCAAGAGATGGAAGCCGTACATGGTGCAAATGTTCTAAATGGAACAGATCCAAATTGTCAGAATTGGATTATGACCTACCGTGACCACAAGCCGACAAGCTCCACCTCATCTGCGGCTGCAGGCAGCGAAGCGTCCAGCGGGGGACGTCGCAGAGGTGGCCGTGCAGCGCGACGTAGTGGCGGTGAATAAGACATGATGTTCAATGGATAGTTACTGAATTAATTCCGTTTACTGAATGATAGAAAGCCACATCTTCAAATGACAGATCATCTCGTCCTTTTCATGCCATCTGGCAAACGAGGCAACTTTGCAACGGGCACCCCCATTTTGGAAGCAGCCCGTCAGCTTGGTGTCTATGTTGAAAGTGTATGCGGCGGTCGCGGCATATGTGGACGATGTCAGGTGGAAACACAATTCGGGCACTTTGCAAAACATGGTATTACGTCTGAACAAAGCAGCATTTCCGAGCTGGGTGCCAAAGAAATTCGTTATGCTGAAAAACGTGATCTAAAAGAAGATCGGCGTCTTTCATGTTCGGCCCTCATCCTGGGTGATCTGGTTGTCGATATACCGCAAGACACAGTGATCAACGCACAAGTGGTACGCAAAGATGCAGATCAACGTGTTATTGAACGCAATTCAGCAGTTCGCATGTGTTATATAGAGGTTGAAGAACCAGATATGCATAGCCCTTCGGGTGACATGGATAGGTTGATCGATGGGTTAGAGAAAGACTGGCAGATTTCTAACCCACGAATAGACTCTCACCTTGTTTCCGAGGTGCAATCGGTCCTACGTGCTGGGAAATGGAGCGTAACTGTTGCTGTCCATCAAGAAACTGAACAGTCTCAGGCAGAAATTATTGCAATCTATCCTGAGCTTAAAAATGAAGCCTATGGCATAGCCTGTGATATCGGCTCAACGACGATTGCGCTTCATCTGACATCCCTACTGTCAGGCTCGAATATAGCATCTGCTGGCACATCAAATCCACAAATTCGCTTTGGCGAAGATCTGATGAGCCGTGTTTCCTATGTCATGATGAACCCAGATGGCCGAGAAGCCATGACGAAAGCGGTACGAAAATCTATCAATGAATTAATCGATCAAGTATGCGAAGATA
Protein-coding regions in this window:
- the bmt gene encoding betaine--homocysteine S-methyltransferase, with translation MTNTSNPITDLIAEKGILMADGATGTNLFEMGLEAGEAPELWNESAPEKIENLHKGFVDAGSDIILTNSFGGTRHRLKLHHAQDRVFELNKAAAEIATKIAKTANKRVIVAGSVGPTGELLVPLGAMTYDEAVAAFVEQLEGLKAGGAEVAWIETMSATDEIRAAAEAAVKLGMPYVYTGSFDTAGKTMMGLHPKDIHNVAGDIGDGPVAVGANCGVGASDILSSLLDMTEADPNAVVVVKGNCGVPEFRGSEIHYSGTPALMADYARLAIDAGAKIIGGCCGTSCDHLSAIRGAIDKHNAPADGFTKRPTIEEIVERIGPMKNQAAADGADAPARPRRSRRKVN
- a CDS encoding B12-binding domain-containing protein produces the protein MSEEEEIILSELPDDELVLQMHDDLYDGLKEEIVEGTQLLLDRGWEPYDVLTKSLVAGMAIVGEDFRDGILFVPEVLLAANAMKAGMGILRPLLIETGAPKLGKMVVGTVKGDIHDIGKNLVGMMMEGAGFEIVDLGINNPVEDYIEALEKEDAQILGMSALLTTTMPYMKVVVDTLVEKGIRDDYIVLVGGAPLNEEFGKAVGADAYCRDAAVAVETAKELMARKHNTHASG
- a CDS encoding trimethylamine methyltransferase family protein, with the protein product MNLKKDNENARKRTGGSKARRGEQKNQVIEPYFGSLKQAVKGLNLIDSATLPLVEERALSVLENLGVDFGLDDEVLTILTDAGAEQRDGRIYFPKGMCQKFLANAPRTFTHHARNPKYSLEIGGDTSSFTLSSGAHFVQDLNGDRRQSTQNDLENFIKLAHVSPSVHAQGFTPCQASDIDKRERYLSSLYAHIKYSDKSFSGAVGSRMEALHSVEIAKIVFGEQFLENHQVLLAEVNVQSPLKFEQNVLDVLRVYASSNQASVITSMALLGITCPMSIFDALVQVTAEFFAGAAFTQIVRPGSPVVFGVFSAVASMQTGTLSFSSPEGGQFMQCAGQIARKLGVPFRAVSGITGSKALDSQATLEAHNGLIASISSGANIISCGAGSLEGGLVASYQKFITDSDQLSLLQRRVSSVEFIGFGDSEDTISDGIASGSFLGSRHTKDNFRKFDNGSILSDNSIFEQWNADGAKTSEARANAICKLWLDNYQQPPLDLRIDQALRDFVESKREVCAQMPKSNYSSFKEADCQAIAANHLHDNMWGDVFRQFSR
- a CDS encoding cobyric acid synthase; its protein translation is MAKAIMFQGTGSDVGKTVLVAGLCRLAANRGIKVAPFKPQNMSNNAAIADDGGEIGRGQWLQALAARVSPSIHMNPILLKPQSETGSQIVVHGKVWGQAKAREYKSVKPKLLTCVLESFEKLSQEYELILVEGAGSPAEINLRDGDIANMGFATEANVPVILIGDIDRGGVIASIVGTYQILPDKDRDMITGYLINKFRGDVSLFDDGLTSIHKFTGWLSYGVIPWLKAAAKLPAEDSVVLDRMSANTSGKFKIAIPRLPRMANFDDFDPLIAEQNIDVQFISSGEAIPGDANIIILPGTKSTIADLTYLRSEGWDVQLREHLKKGGSVFGICGGFQMLGRKIFDPDRIEGDISEIDGFGLLDIETIMEPEKVTQKTDARSEFFGQDINGYEIHIGRTTGPDCLRPFSFVGERGEGAITQDGLIFGTYLHGLFTEDDFRHAFLNHFGIMQSELNYTEMVDVALDDIANELEQLVDFDALLKIAETSS
- the cobU gene encoding bifunctional adenosylcobinamide kinase/adenosylcobinamide-phosphate guanylyltransferase, whose amino-acid sequence is MSIARHYFVLGGARSGKSLFAEKLTLNLAPSCSYLATARIWDDEMRDRINEHKVRRGDEWLGFEEPIELSHQLKILNDQKQPVLVDCLTMWVTNLMMEEQDVEAASDELIDVLKTLSVPVVFVSNEVGQGIVPDNKMARKFIDHTGLLHQKISQAVDEVYFLTAGLPSKLKG
- the cobW gene encoding cobalamin biosynthesis protein CobW → MLQSKIPATIITGFLGAGKTTIIRSMLQNADGKKIALIINEFGDLGVDGDVLKGCGAENCTEDDIVELTNGCICCTVADDFIPTMEKLLEREARPDHIVIETSGLALPQPLVAAFNWPEIKSQVTVDGVVTVVDSAAVSDGRFAHDHDKLDAQRQEDESLDHESPLEELFEDQLTAADMIVLNKADLIDEIKLDQVKASVQNSIERKPAFVVARNGIVPSDVLLGLGVGSEDDLATRKSHHEKHHHDEHSDDDHEHHHHDHDEFESFVVELGAVKKPEQFCVGLSELIQEYDILRLKGIVHVPDKAMRLVIQAVGARVDQHFDRLWNADEEKSSKLVVIGLHDIEQQKIASAIKGLI
- a CDS encoding DUF1638 domain-containing protein; this translates as MKQSNNTKIRVIACGALAREILAVSKLNELTQIDLDCLPAQWHNNPEKISPGVKAAIKKARTEGFTDIFIAYADCGTGGELDRVCKDENVKRLRGPHCYSFFSGNLEFQNRWDNDMSAFFLTDFLARQFETLIIDTYKLKTHPELVEMMFSNYSKLIYLAQTNDVNLEEKAKDAAKFLGLEYEYRFTGYGDLIKELNELEQ